A DNA window from Gigantopelta aegis isolate Gae_Host chromosome 4, Gae_host_genome, whole genome shotgun sequence contains the following coding sequences:
- the LOC121371627 gene encoding uncharacterized protein LOC121371627, with the protein MGCSEASKFVKIALGICIAAFLFHLVAFPTPYWIQINTSFSGLFMICGLGFCVTYTENLKTTKLKATTAMEMLGFFVGLACLVVTAGSLFIKSLTQKKIKIAGMVLAFVAAFLILLGVIIYGAENNERPVPIAYGWSFILEIIAGLLFIATGVMLVLDLVMGSS; encoded by the exons ATGGGATGTTCAGAAGCATCGAAGTTCGTTAAGATTGCCCTTGGAATATGTATTGCCGCTTTCCTGTTCCATCTGGTTGCTTTCCCAACTCCATACTGGATACAAATAAATACTTCATTCAGCGGACTTTTTATGATTTGTGGTTTAGGATTCTGTGTGACATATACTGAAAACTtaa AAACTACCAAACTGAAAGCTACAACCGCTATGGAGATGTTGGGCTTCTTCGTGGGCCTGGCGTGTCTTGTGGTGACCGCCGGCTCGCTGTTTATCAAGTCACTCACCCAGAAGAAGATAAAGATCGCTGGCATGGTCCTCGCCTTCGTCGCAG CATTCCTGATCTTGCTGGGTGTGATAATTTATGGGGCTGAGAACAACGAACGGCCTGTCCCGATTGCCTACGGCTGGTCCTTCATTCTGGAGATCATCGCAGGGCTGTTGTTCATAGCCACTGGAGTCATGCTCGTCCTGGACCTCGTCATGGGATCATCATAA